The Algoriphagus sp. TR-M9 genome has a window encoding:
- a CDS encoding very short patch repair endonuclease: MKKNKPYIRPKTAVPRFSEENGFYTTEARSFNMSRIRSKGTKPEKLLKKALWQAGVRYKSPKHKLPGKPDISLKKYQLVIFVDGTFWHGYNWEERKHTIKSNREFWIAKIERNMERDQEINAYYQAKGWTVLRFWDFDVKGGACIKRILDLLDFFL; encoded by the coding sequence TTGAAGAAAAATAAACCCTACATACGCCCCAAGACAGCAGTTCCCAGATTTTCTGAGGAGAATGGCTTCTATACAACGGAAGCCCGTTCCTTCAACATGTCCAGAATCCGATCAAAGGGAACCAAACCGGAGAAGCTACTGAAGAAAGCACTTTGGCAAGCAGGAGTGAGATATAAAAGCCCAAAGCATAAACTTCCCGGCAAACCCGACATCAGCCTGAAGAAATACCAGCTCGTCATTTTCGTGGACGGTACCTTCTGGCATGGGTACAACTGGGAAGAGAGAAAACATACCATCAAGTCCAACCGGGAGTTCTGGATCGCCAAGATCGAGCGGAATATGGAGCGGGATCAGGAAATCAACGCCTACTATCAAGCCAAAGGCTGGACAGTGTTGAGGTTTTGGGATTTTGATGTGAAGGGGGGAGCCTGTATCAAAAGGATATTGGATCTATTGGATTTCTTTTTATGA
- a CDS encoding helix-turn-helix domain-containing protein translates to MDIKEAFGQKVKLLRKAKELSQEDLADKSGLNRPYISAIEQGKRNVSLEVIEKLAEALDIEIKEFFEEK, encoded by the coding sequence ATGGACATAAAGGAGGCCTTTGGCCAAAAAGTGAAGCTGTTAAGAAAAGCTAAAGAGCTCTCGCAGGAGGACTTAGCTGATAAATCAGGATTAAATAGACCTTATATTTCTGCCATAGAGCAGGGGAAGCGGAATGTATCACTAGAGGTAATAGAGAAGCTGGCCGAAGCGCTGGATATAGAGATAAAGGAGTTCTTTGAAGAAAAATAA
- a CDS encoding STAS domain-containing protein, which produces MERIKHIDLSGLDSLKSRSAVRSFFQNSGNVETIIVDFAKVEFLSRTAAHEVLLVQNSLASKGVDISFLNVGGQVNDMLELVKKSLGKEKQAGFRFVKWLNFEDEKKYEDYLLQI; this is translated from the coding sequence ATGGAAAGAATTAAGCACATAGATCTCAGCGGATTGGATTCCCTTAAATCGAGATCCGCTGTCCGTTCATTTTTCCAGAATTCCGGGAATGTGGAAACGATAATAGTTGACTTTGCTAAGGTTGAGTTTCTTTCTCGCACAGCAGCACATGAAGTACTACTGGTTCAAAATAGTCTTGCATCTAAAGGTGTGGATATTTCATTTCTCAATGTAGGGGGCCAGGTAAATGATATGCTGGAATTGGTGAAAAAATCATTAGGAAAAGAAAAACAAGCTGGTTTCCGTTTTGTAAAATGGCTGAACTTCGAGGATGAGAAAAAATATGAAGATTACCTGCTTCAGATATAA
- a CDS encoding DUF3800 domain-containing protein → MKYYLFIDESGDHGLTSLNPDFPVFLLCGVLVSEVDYHQIRDEFNIIKSTLWGQKEVIFHSRDIRKCDKEFAILFDLEKKKWFYDKLNKVIAEQPYTIIASAIRKIEYIQRFGKLSNDVYELALSFIIERSVFYLDSLGMKNSELEIIIEKRGKKEDKRLEEHFQRLLSRGTGYVSEERLKAYGVRIFFKSKKENINGLQLADLAAYPSARHVIEPNRANPAFDLIYPKFYRQNGKVYGLKIYP, encoded by the coding sequence ATGAAATATTACCTCTTTATAGACGAAAGTGGAGATCATGGCTTGACTAGCCTAAATCCTGATTTCCCAGTATTTCTTCTCTGTGGAGTGTTAGTTTCCGAGGTAGATTACCATCAAATACGAGATGAATTTAATATTATTAAATCTACACTTTGGGGACAGAAGGAGGTGATTTTTCATAGTAGGGATATCCGAAAGTGTGATAAGGAATTTGCTATTCTCTTTGACCTTGAAAAGAAAAAGTGGTTTTACGATAAGCTAAACAAGGTAATTGCTGAACAACCCTATACGATCATCGCTTCTGCAATTCGAAAGATAGAATATATCCAAAGGTTTGGTAAACTCTCAAACGATGTGTATGAATTGGCTCTCTCTTTCATCATTGAGAGATCGGTCTTCTACCTAGATAGTTTAGGGATGAAGAATAGTGAATTGGAAATCATTATTGAGAAAAGAGGAAAAAAGGAAGACAAACGATTGGAAGAGCATTTTCAGCGTCTGTTGTCCAGAGGAACAGGATATGTGTCGGAAGAGAGGCTCAAGGCTTATGGAGTTCGTATCTTCTTTAAATCCAAAAAGGAGAATATCAATGGTCTTCAATTGGCGGACCTAGCTGCATACCCATCTGCCAGGCATGTTATTGAGCCAAATAGAGCAAACCCAGCTTTTGATTTAATCTATCCTAAGTTTTACCGGCAAAATGGAAAAGTGTATGGACTTAAAATTTATCCTTAA
- the alr gene encoding alanine racemase, translating into MVRHSSRIELSQSSLTNNINFIKKKIGNGVKISSVVKANAYGHGIGEFVKMAEKAGIRHFATASAFEAEEVLAAKSESCDVMIMGILYDEDIDWAIENGIEFYVFNYARLPLVLESAKRMGKQAKVHIEVETGANRTGMTKGEFPATLSFLKKHAKEIAFKGLCTHFGGAESLSNQFKITMQHERYKNFLKQCKQKKVYPEIRHIACSAAALAYPETVYDMVRIGVAQYGFWPSPDCYYMHLQQIGKQSDSALKRIFTWKTDVMDVRDVNAGEFIGYGTSYQASQNMKVAVMPLGYSNGYPRAQSNSGHVLIKGKKVQIVGLINMNLFMVDVSHIPDVQVGDEVVLVGRQNNNTINISSFSQVTQLLNNEMLSRLPAAIPRKIVK; encoded by the coding sequence ATGGTAAGACACTCATCCAGAATAGAACTCAGCCAATCCTCCCTGACAAACAATATTAACTTCATCAAGAAGAAAATTGGAAATGGGGTAAAAATCTCCTCTGTGGTGAAGGCGAATGCTTATGGACATGGCATAGGCGAGTTTGTAAAAATGGCCGAAAAGGCGGGTATCAGGCATTTTGCTACTGCATCGGCCTTTGAGGCGGAGGAAGTTTTGGCTGCAAAGTCGGAGAGCTGCGATGTCATGATTATGGGGATTCTCTATGATGAGGATATTGATTGGGCGATAGAAAATGGTATAGAATTTTACGTTTTCAATTACGCCAGGCTTCCTTTGGTATTGGAATCAGCCAAGCGGATGGGGAAGCAAGCCAAGGTTCATATAGAGGTAGAGACCGGTGCCAATAGAACTGGAATGACCAAAGGGGAATTTCCTGCTACTTTAAGTTTTTTAAAGAAGCATGCCAAAGAAATTGCCTTTAAGGGGCTTTGTACACATTTCGGTGGTGCTGAGAGCTTATCCAATCAATTTAAAATCACCATGCAGCATGAGCGGTACAAAAACTTCCTGAAGCAGTGCAAGCAAAAGAAGGTTTACCCTGAAATCCGGCACATCGCCTGCTCCGCTGCGGCTTTGGCTTATCCGGAGACGGTCTATGATATGGTCCGAATTGGGGTGGCGCAGTATGGTTTCTGGCCCAGTCCAGATTGCTATTACATGCATTTACAGCAGATCGGAAAGCAATCTGACAGTGCGTTAAAGAGGATTTTCACATGGAAAACAGACGTCATGGATGTCCGAGATGTAAATGCCGGAGAGTTTATAGGCTATGGCACCTCCTATCAGGCTTCTCAAAATATGAAAGTGGCAGTGATGCCGCTTGGCTATAGCAATGGCTACCCCCGAGCCCAATCCAATAGTGGGCATGTGCTGATCAAGGGAAAGAAGGTGCAGATCGTGGGACTGATCAACATGAATCTTTTTATGGTAGATGTCTCCCACATCCCAGATGTGCAGGTAGGTGATGAGGTGGTGCTCGTAGGCCGTCAAAATAACAATACCATCAATATCAGTTCATTTTCACAGGTGACCCAACTGCTGAACAATGAAATGCTCAGCAGGTTACCGGCAGCCATTCCCCGCAAAATCGTAAAATAA
- a CDS encoding XRE family transcriptional regulator, with product MAEKAYINPVVLQWARKTAKMTVEDAAAKVSVKVERYESWEKGEDYPTIRQAQKLAHDFRRPFALFFFPKVPRDFQPLQDFRKAGSIELGTASTFIIREIRQKQAWISELNQESGEKPLPFVGTFSIKDKPEQVAADILSTLAIDPSQYKKSNIINEWILAAEAQGIFVSRSSFIHSRLTLDSEELQGFAIADPYAPFVFVNSDDWNAPQLFTLVHELAHIWIAETGISNEVESAIIGDRNKFHPVELFCNEVAASALMPKHVITQALENGFGYSYAEVYALAKKFGVSSYALLVRLYRIGMLALPQYTMLKKQADIGFQEFLQKEEVRKAKQKESEGGPNPYLLKLNKNSRLFTQTVLDAFRGGVIEPTHASNLLNVHVNKFPKLESLIYG from the coding sequence ATGGCAGAAAAAGCATACATCAATCCAGTAGTCCTACAATGGGCGAGAAAAACGGCCAAGATGACCGTGGAAGATGCTGCTGCAAAAGTAAGTGTGAAGGTGGAGCGGTATGAGTCTTGGGAGAAAGGAGAGGATTATCCTACCATCCGCCAAGCGCAGAAACTTGCCCATGACTTCAGAAGACCCTTTGCTTTATTTTTCTTCCCTAAAGTGCCCAGAGACTTTCAGCCATTACAAGACTTTAGAAAAGCTGGATCTATAGAACTTGGGACGGCATCTACATTCATTATCCGGGAAATTCGTCAAAAACAAGCCTGGATTTCAGAACTCAATCAGGAGAGTGGTGAAAAACCATTACCTTTTGTAGGAACGTTTTCAATCAAGGACAAACCTGAACAAGTCGCTGCAGATATATTGAGTACGTTAGCGATTGATCCATCACAGTATAAAAAAAGCAATATCATAAACGAGTGGATTCTGGCAGCAGAAGCCCAGGGTATATTCGTATCACGAAGCAGCTTTATTCATTCTAGACTTACGCTGGATAGCGAAGAACTCCAGGGATTTGCCATCGCAGATCCTTATGCCCCTTTTGTCTTTGTCAATTCAGATGATTGGAATGCTCCACAGCTCTTCACCTTAGTGCACGAGCTTGCACATATATGGATAGCCGAAACTGGAATATCAAATGAGGTGGAATCAGCTATAATAGGGGATAGGAATAAATTTCACCCTGTTGAGCTCTTTTGCAATGAGGTAGCCGCATCAGCTTTGATGCCAAAGCATGTAATTACTCAAGCGTTGGAAAACGGCTTTGGTTACAGCTATGCAGAAGTATATGCCCTGGCTAAAAAATTTGGAGTTAGTTCCTATGCACTCCTCGTGAGACTTTACCGAATCGGTATGCTTGCTTTGCCTCAATATACTATGCTAAAGAAACAGGCAGATATAGGCTTTCAGGAATTTTTGCAAAAGGAAGAAGTTCGAAAAGCCAAGCAAAAGGAAAGTGAAGGAGGACCAAATCCTTACTTACTTAAGTTGAATAAAAACAGCAGACTCTTTACCCAGACTGTTTTGGATGCTTTTCGAGGAGGGGTGATAGAGCCTACCCATGCCAGTAATTTGCTGAATGTTCACGTAAATAAATTCCCTAAACTAGAATCCTTGATTTACGGATGA
- a CDS encoding helix-turn-helix domain-containing protein, translated as MDVKAEYGKKVREIRNSKKVSQEKLAELADLDRTYVSDIENGKRNVSIETIYKIAKALETRLIDFLNID; from the coding sequence ATGGACGTCAAGGCGGAATACGGCAAAAAAGTAAGGGAAATAAGGAATAGTAAAAAGGTTTCTCAGGAGAAGTTGGCAGAACTAGCTGATCTGGATAGAACCTATGTTTCGGATATAGAAAATGGAAAGCGAAATGTCTCTATAGAGACCATTTATAAAATCGCCAAAGCGCTGGAAACGCGATTAATTGATTTTTTGAATATTGATTGA
- a CDS encoding CehA/McbA family metallohydrolase, with the protein MTPSVAFTPAKCIRLFSGGKDLKNLFSLSRWSYALLFLLLTSAAMGDALAQSSAENPWAAKQPEQLPAPASISEGVWLSGDLHLHSRHSKESTNNPLPKIFAFAESMGMSFICVTDHDNHVQGDVANHTWADPEFRSDSLILLYGAEWTTTRGHGNTFSATPYDHELFYNIRDQRDTLIGRVKNELGIHLSANHPSGKDHFGYSYDIINSIEVWNSALWERNVEAIMIWDDMLSSGRMITGRGGSDAHHGYPGTAEEATKNTPERNFNYIGTPTNWVFATEKSGEAVVDALTNGRVSISVNPKSPRVEFYADLNEDGTMDMMMGDNAIAPGNTVKFRVKLSGTTLPDSSYTIKVIKNGREFESIEASGKDIQVEFIDTPEETGRTYYRIAVEGTPTPFPEVPNSVGISKNMVGLSNPIYFNFDPEF; encoded by the coding sequence ATGACACCTTCTGTAGCATTTACTCCGGCAAAATGCATCCGCTTATTCTCAGGCGGCAAAGATTTGAAAAACCTGTTCAGCCTAAGTAGATGGAGCTATGCCCTCCTTTTTCTCCTACTCACTTCTGCTGCAATGGGGGATGCTTTGGCACAGTCCTCCGCAGAAAACCCTTGGGCTGCGAAGCAACCTGAACAGCTGCCAGCTCCTGCCAGTATTTCTGAGGGAGTATGGTTATCCGGTGATTTGCATTTGCATTCCCGGCATAGCAAGGAGTCCACCAACAACCCCTTGCCTAAGATATTTGCCTTTGCTGAATCTATGGGAATGAGCTTTATCTGTGTTACGGACCATGACAACCATGTACAGGGAGATGTGGCCAACCATACTTGGGCAGACCCTGAGTTCAGATCGGATTCACTGATTCTTTTATACGGTGCGGAGTGGACCACCACTCGAGGCCATGGCAATACATTCTCTGCTACTCCCTATGACCATGAGCTTTTTTACAATATTCGTGATCAGCGGGACACCTTAATCGGTAGAGTGAAGAATGAACTGGGCATACATTTGTCTGCCAATCACCCCAGCGGCAAAGATCATTTTGGCTATTCCTATGATATCATCAATTCCATAGAAGTATGGAATTCTGCCTTATGGGAGAGAAATGTGGAAGCAATAATGATCTGGGACGATATGCTTTCTTCGGGGCGAATGATCACTGGTCGTGGGGGCAGCGATGCGCATCATGGCTATCCTGGCACAGCTGAAGAGGCTACAAAAAACACCCCTGAGCGCAATTTCAATTACATAGGAACTCCTACCAACTGGGTTTTTGCCACTGAGAAATCTGGGGAAGCGGTGGTAGATGCATTGACCAATGGAAGGGTTTCCATCTCTGTGAATCCCAAATCTCCCAGAGTAGAGTTTTATGCGGATCTGAATGAGGATGGTACCATGGACATGATGATGGGGGATAATGCCATTGCTCCAGGCAATACCGTGAAATTCAGGGTTAAATTATCAGGAACCACTCTACCTGATTCCTCTTATACCATCAAGGTAATCAAAAACGGAAGGGAGTTTGAAAGCATAGAGGCTTCTGGAAAGGATATCCAAGTGGAATTTATAGATACTCCAGAGGAGACCGGACGTACCTATTATAGAATTGCGGTGGAAGGGACGCCTACTCCTTTTCCGGAAGTACCGAATTCTGTGGGGATCAGTAAAAATATGGTAGGACTGTCTAATCCCATCTATTTCAATTTCGATCCGGAGTTCTGA
- a CDS encoding DUF4411 family protein encodes MSGQATYCLDANVLIQSWQKYYNPRLCPDYWTLLSELGVQGRVFMPEEVQKEILRTEDDLSAWLKSSNIPVKSIDGKVAECLGAMYAADERHLTLVDNTKGRSLADPWVIAHAMAENAAVVTKEEKVTAANAKRIKIPNVCDKMGVRWINDFEFLEELGVRFGCSLT; translated from the coding sequence ATGAGTGGGCAGGCAACATATTGCCTGGACGCCAACGTCCTGATCCAAAGTTGGCAGAAATATTACAACCCAAGGCTATGTCCAGATTACTGGACTTTGCTTAGCGAGCTAGGCGTACAGGGTAGAGTTTTTATGCCGGAAGAAGTGCAGAAGGAGATCCTCCGCACAGAGGATGACCTGTCGGCTTGGCTGAAATCCAGTAACATACCGGTTAAATCAATTGATGGGAAAGTGGCAGAGTGCTTAGGGGCTATGTATGCAGCTGATGAGAGACACCTGACGCTTGTAGATAATACTAAAGGTCGTTCTCTAGCAGATCCATGGGTAATCGCCCATGCCATGGCGGAGAATGCAGCAGTTGTCACCAAGGAAGAGAAAGTAACTGCAGCCAATGCCAAGCGTATCAAAATCCCCAATGTATGTGATAAAATGGGAGTTCGTTGGATTAATGATTTTGAGTTTTTGGAAGAGTTGGGAGTGAGGTTTGGATGCTCGCTAACTTGA
- a CDS encoding ATP-grasp domain-containing protein produces MAKCFALIGWSLPVIESMQKTGRPFVVVSLADFEPYAAENDIPFVSYPLDEWSDTSNSIDLYEKLKAFDVDVAVPLYEETVEWAGALNSIYRGDPRVLNRAFLFRNKAMMKRKALIGGLRVGLFEEVYNKEGVKAFMKRLNQANLQLDGEEDSWVHIKPFASAGTVGHRLLRSMSDIDEKCEEGDFPCLAESHLPGREFSCEAFINKGKIRFLNITEYVKLGFSNFIPEGKYLESKRDLIHKEVQKMVDIFGIEYGMVHPEWFLTDKDELNFGETACRIPGGHILELCSKSYEFDALAAFVLCHDPNITEEELDEIFPPKDFKPKNYHGNVMIYPRKRQFSKLEIPESLNNEPYFVEHTLIAPYEGQKLSADRDGFGNHFGTINFKGEDPDRMTELLKHYEEEEFYV; encoded by the coding sequence ATGGCTAAATGTTTCGCACTAATAGGCTGGAGTCTTCCCGTAATCGAAAGTATGCAGAAGACCGGTCGCCCTTTTGTAGTAGTTTCCCTGGCGGATTTTGAACCCTACGCCGCTGAAAACGACATCCCCTTCGTGTCCTATCCTCTGGATGAATGGAGCGACACTTCCAATTCTATCGACTTATATGAAAAGCTCAAGGCTTTTGATGTGGATGTGGCCGTACCTCTTTACGAGGAAACGGTAGAATGGGCCGGAGCCCTAAATTCCATCTATAGAGGAGATCCAAGGGTGCTCAACAGGGCCTTTTTATTCCGAAACAAAGCCATGATGAAGCGTAAAGCACTCATCGGAGGTTTACGGGTAGGTTTGTTTGAGGAGGTTTATAATAAGGAAGGGGTCAAAGCCTTTATGAAGCGACTGAATCAGGCCAATCTGCAATTGGACGGAGAGGAAGACAGCTGGGTACATATCAAGCCTTTTGCCTCAGCCGGGACGGTGGGACACAGACTCCTGCGCTCCATGAGCGATATAGATGAAAAGTGCGAGGAGGGTGATTTCCCATGTTTGGCAGAAAGCCACCTTCCGGGCCGTGAGTTTTCCTGTGAGGCATTTATCAATAAAGGAAAAATCCGATTCCTAAACATTACAGAATATGTGAAGTTGGGTTTCTCCAATTTCATCCCTGAAGGAAAGTACCTGGAAAGCAAGCGCGATCTGATTCACAAAGAAGTGCAGAAGATGGTAGATATCTTCGGCATAGAATATGGCATGGTGCATCCAGAATGGTTCCTTACAGATAAGGATGAACTGAACTTTGGGGAAACTGCCTGCAGAATCCCTGGAGGGCATATCCTAGAACTCTGTTCGAAGTCTTATGAATTTGATGCCCTGGCGGCCTTTGTCCTCTGTCATGATCCGAACATCACCGAGGAGGAACTGGATGAGATCTTTCCGCCTAAGGACTTTAAGCCCAAAAACTACCATGGCAATGTGATGATCTATCCCCGCAAGCGTCAGTTTTCAAAGCTTGAAATTCCTGAATCCCTCAACAATGAGCCCTACTTTGTAGAGCACACGCTAATCGCACCCTATGAGGGGCAGAAACTGAGCGCCGACCGTGACGGGTTTGGTAATCACTTTGGCACCATCAACTTTAAAGGAGAGGATCCTGACCGTATGACTGAGCTGCTGAAGCACTACGAGGAAGAGGAATTTTACGTGTAA